Proteins from one Gasterosteus aculeatus chromosome 11, fGasAcu3.hap1.1, whole genome shotgun sequence genomic window:
- the LOC120827898 gene encoding RING finger protein 222 isoform X1, with translation MHLLESAAPSFFLNIGSDHKGADDIQKPSHKFPNPPCAVDAFPSMELYEEDGQQDAEECPVCYECLSGTERTLSCGHVFCHDCLVKTLVSINGDGNIRDTIVCPVCRHLTFIKKQKDAIVAVAAYKDPGEGQTLEVPLPPPPGRLQGARRASGGTSPAEVNWIARCYGLMADRFRRQMLISPRHTQIFIISAQGRPMAEYDALSVVMTVVQPRRRRRVRICTSARCLLVLLSLFTILALAAATLPWIFLA, from the exons ATGCATCTACTAGAATCGGCCgcaccttctttctttttgaacaTAGGCAGTGACCACAAGGGGGCAGATGATATCCAGAAACCATCACACAAG TTTCCCAACCCTCCTTGCGCAGTGGATGCGTTTCCATCCATGGAATTATATGAAGAAGACGGCCAGCAGGACGCAGAGGAGTGCCCCGTGTGCTACGAGTGTCTGTCGGGCACGGAGAGGACCCTGAGCTGCGGACACGTGTTCTGCCATGACTGTCTGGTTAAAACGCTGGTCAGCATCAACGGCGATGGAAACATCAGAGACACCATTGTTTGCCCCGTCTGCCGACACCTTACTTTCATCAAGAAACAGAAGGACGCAATCGTGGCCGTCGCCGCGTACAAGGATCCAGGTGAAGGGCAGACCCTCGAGGTACCTCTGCCTCCGCCACCGGGACGGCTCCAGGGCGCGCGGCGCGCCTCCGGGGGCACTTCGCCGGCAGAGGTTAACTGGATAGCTCGCTGTTACGGGCTGATGGCTGATCGATTCCGTCGACAGATGTTGATCAGTCCCCGACACACTCAGATCTTCATCATTAGTGCCCAAGGGCGACCAATGGCTGAATACGACGCGCTGAGCGTTGTGATGACTGTGGTTCAGCCCCGGCGCAGGCGAAGGGTCAGGATTTGCACAAGTGCGCGATGCCTCCTCGTTTTACTGTCATTATTTACTATACTGGCACTAGCGGCTGCGACTTTACCTTGGATTTTTCTTGCATAG
- the LOC120827898 gene encoding RING finger protein 222 isoform X2 encodes MELYEEDGQQDAEECPVCYECLSGTERTLSCGHVFCHDCLVKTLVSINGDGNIRDTIVCPVCRHLTFIKKQKDAIVAVAAYKDPGEGQTLEVPLPPPPGRLQGARRASGGTSPAEVNWIARCYGLMADRFRRQMLISPRHTQIFIISAQGRPMAEYDALSVVMTVVQPRRRRRVRICTSARCLLVLLSLFTILALAAATLPWIFLA; translated from the coding sequence ATGGAATTATATGAAGAAGACGGCCAGCAGGACGCAGAGGAGTGCCCCGTGTGCTACGAGTGTCTGTCGGGCACGGAGAGGACCCTGAGCTGCGGACACGTGTTCTGCCATGACTGTCTGGTTAAAACGCTGGTCAGCATCAACGGCGATGGAAACATCAGAGACACCATTGTTTGCCCCGTCTGCCGACACCTTACTTTCATCAAGAAACAGAAGGACGCAATCGTGGCCGTCGCCGCGTACAAGGATCCAGGTGAAGGGCAGACCCTCGAGGTACCTCTGCCTCCGCCACCGGGACGGCTCCAGGGCGCGCGGCGCGCCTCCGGGGGCACTTCGCCGGCAGAGGTTAACTGGATAGCTCGCTGTTACGGGCTGATGGCTGATCGATTCCGTCGACAGATGTTGATCAGTCCCCGACACACTCAGATCTTCATCATTAGTGCCCAAGGGCGACCAATGGCTGAATACGACGCGCTGAGCGTTGTGATGACTGTGGTTCAGCCCCGGCGCAGGCGAAGGGTCAGGATTTGCACAAGTGCGCGATGCCTCCTCGTTTTACTGTCATTATTTACTATACTGGCACTAGCGGCTGCGACTTTACCTTGGATTTTTCTTGCATAG
- the ndel1b gene encoding nuclear distribution protein nudE-like 1-B isoform X1, protein MEKEMIPKFTSKDEEVDYWKSQALKYKKSCYDAQEELQEFQEGSRELEAELEAQLCQAEHRLRDLQTENERLKNEVANLKDKLEHQYAQSYKQVSMLEDDLGQTRSIKDQLNKYVRELEQANDDLERAKRATIVSLEDFEARLNQAIERNAFLESELDEKESLLVSVQRLKDEARDLRQELAVRERTTDRMSAPSSPTLDIDKMDPEVPASLSLPATPVGQTTEHSFISPKPLTNGCGNSSLTPSARISALNIVGDLLRKVGALESKIAACRNFAKDQAARKNYSLDNDKLINSNATKFSHSLHTTYFDKTTVNGLDPSSLTSMATSRAVSPPGLLPLRM, encoded by the exons ATGGAAAAAGAGATGATTCCCAAATTTACGTCAAAGGATGAAGAAGTGGATTACTGGAAGTCCCAAGCCCTGAAGTATAAGAAAAG CTGCTATGACGcccaggaggagctgcaggagttcCAGGAAGGGAGCCGGGAGCTGGAGGCAGAGCTGGAGGCCCAGCTCTGCCAGGCTGAACACCGCCTGCGAGATCTCCAAACTGAAAACGAGAGACTGAAGAACGAGGTGGCCAACCTCAAG GACAAACTGGAGCATCAGTATGCACAGAGTTACAAACAGGTTTCCATGCTGGAGGATGACTTGGGACAGACGCGCAGCATCAAGGATCAGCTCAACAAATACGTCCGGGAGCTCGAGCAGGCCAACGACGACCTGGAACGAGCAAAGAG GGCGACGATAgtgtccctggaggactttgaGGCCCGTTTAAACCAGGCCATTGAGAGAAACGCCTTCCTAGAGAGTGAGCTGGACGAGAAGGAGTCTCTGCTTGTGTCCGTGCAGCGGCTGAAAGACGAAGCACGAG ACCTGAGACAGGAGCTGGCGGTACGGGAGCGGACCACGGACCGCATGTCAGCACCCAGCTCGCCCACTTTAGACATCGACAAGATGGATCCTGAAGTACCGGCCTCCTTGTCCCTCCCAGCCACACCCGTAGGACAGACCACCGAGCACTCCTTCATCAGCCCAAAAC CATTGACCAACGGATGTGGCAACTCGTCCCTCACTCCTTCCGCTAGAATCTCGGCTCTAAACATTGTTGGCGATCTCTTGAGGAAGGTTGGG GCTTTGGAGTCCAAAATCGCCGCCTGTAGGAACTTTGCCAAAGACCAGGCAGCAAGAAAGAATTACTCTCTAGACAACGACAAACTCATCAACAGCAATGCCACAAAGTTCTCTCATTCTCTACACACTACTTACTTTGACAAAAC GACTGTAAATGGACTGGACCCCAGCTCCCTGACCTCCATGGCGACCTCCAGAGCGGTGTCTCCCCCGGGCCTGCTGCCTCTGAGAATGTGA
- the ndel1b gene encoding nuclear distribution protein nudE-like 1-B isoform X2: MVDSGQGSCRLTMIVCVCVCVRAPSSCYDAQEELQEFQEGSRELEAELEAQLCQAEHRLRDLQTENERLKNEVANLKDKLEHQYAQSYKQVSMLEDDLGQTRSIKDQLNKYVRELEQANDDLERAKRATIVSLEDFEARLNQAIERNAFLESELDEKESLLVSVQRLKDEARDLRQELAVRERTTDRMSAPSSPTLDIDKMDPEVPASLSLPATPVGQTTEHSFISPKPLTNGCGNSSLTPSARISALNIVGDLLRKVGALESKIAACRNFAKDQAARKNYSLDNDKLINSNATKFSHSLHTTYFDKTTVNGLDPSSLTSMATSRAVSPPGLLPLRM, from the exons ATGGTGGATAGTGGACAGGGTAGCTGCCGTTTGACaatgattgtttgtgtgtgtgtgtgtgtgcgcgccccgTCCAGCTGCTATGACGcccaggaggagctgcaggagttcCAGGAAGGGAGCCGGGAGCTGGAGGCAGAGCTGGAGGCCCAGCTCTGCCAGGCTGAACACCGCCTGCGAGATCTCCAAACTGAAAACGAGAGACTGAAGAACGAGGTGGCCAACCTCAAG GACAAACTGGAGCATCAGTATGCACAGAGTTACAAACAGGTTTCCATGCTGGAGGATGACTTGGGACAGACGCGCAGCATCAAGGATCAGCTCAACAAATACGTCCGGGAGCTCGAGCAGGCCAACGACGACCTGGAACGAGCAAAGAG GGCGACGATAgtgtccctggaggactttgaGGCCCGTTTAAACCAGGCCATTGAGAGAAACGCCTTCCTAGAGAGTGAGCTGGACGAGAAGGAGTCTCTGCTTGTGTCCGTGCAGCGGCTGAAAGACGAAGCACGAG ACCTGAGACAGGAGCTGGCGGTACGGGAGCGGACCACGGACCGCATGTCAGCACCCAGCTCGCCCACTTTAGACATCGACAAGATGGATCCTGAAGTACCGGCCTCCTTGTCCCTCCCAGCCACACCCGTAGGACAGACCACCGAGCACTCCTTCATCAGCCCAAAAC CATTGACCAACGGATGTGGCAACTCGTCCCTCACTCCTTCCGCTAGAATCTCGGCTCTAAACATTGTTGGCGATCTCTTGAGGAAGGTTGGG GCTTTGGAGTCCAAAATCGCCGCCTGTAGGAACTTTGCCAAAGACCAGGCAGCAAGAAAGAATTACTCTCTAGACAACGACAAACTCATCAACAGCAATGCCACAAAGTTCTCTCATTCTCTACACACTACTTACTTTGACAAAAC GACTGTAAATGGACTGGACCCCAGCTCCCTGACCTCCATGGCGACCTCCAGAGCGGTGTCTCCCCCGGGCCTGCTGCCTCTGAGAATGTGA
- the LOC120827896 gene encoding medium-chain acyl-CoA ligase ACSF2, mitochondrial → MSALLGRCARAVRRAGGLGRSSEAWRTCAATSPRWCRRLHVDSPPCTSSLTSSYVHGTSSISLLPLTVGQSLDASAQRWPDREAVVFRQDGVRKTFAQFQQDVDRAAAGLLALGLQRGDRLGVWGPNTYEWILFQFATAKAGIIQVSLNPAYQVKEVEFTLKQVQCKAVVCPTRFKTQRFCDMLRELCPDTTADGTTKSSRLPDLRMVIVTDGRQPGTLHVDDVMQAGESRHHRQLMDLQSRLSCDDPINIQFTSGTTGSPKGACLSHHNIVNNAYFMGLRMGYGSRPRVRVCVPVPLYHCFGSVLAGMSMAVHGITLVFPSTAYNSQANLEAIESEKCNVVYGTPTMFTDMLIQQDLHRHDMSSIEAGVMAGSPCPPEIVRKLQTHMNMAEITIGYGTTENSPLTFLGFPQDKEELKTNTVGCIMSHTEAKVVDPDTGEIVPVGASGELMIRGSCVMHGYWDNPEKTREVISQDRWYRTGDTASLDSLGYCRIEGRMKDLIIRGGENIYPAEVEQFLFTHPKVQEVQVVGVKDERLGEQVCACIRLRKDQTSSAEEIRAFCKGQISHFKIPHYVIFVDSYPLTVSGKIKKNILKEEMEQKLGL, encoded by the exons ATGTCGGCTCTGCTCGGCCGCTGTGCCCGCGCCGTGAGACGCGCGGGGGGACTCGGGCGCAGCAGCGAGGCGTGGAGGACGTGCGCCGCGACGTCGCCCCGGTGGTGTCG ACGCCTCCATGTGGACAGTCCTCCGTGCACTTCCTCTCTGACCAGCAGCTATGTGCACGgcacctcctccatctctctgctcccCCTGACTGTGGGCCAGAGCCTGGACGCCTCGGCCCAACGCTGGCCTGACCGGGAGGCGGTGGTCTTCCGGCAAGACGGCGTCCGGAAAACCTTTGCACAGTTTCAGCAAGAT GTTGACAGGGcggctgcaggtctgctggcTCTGGGCCTGCAGCGAGGCGACCGACTGGGTGTTTGGGGACCCAACACGTACGAGTGGATCCTCTTCCAGTTTGCAACAGCCAAAGCTGGAATTATACAG GTGTCGTTGAACCCGGCCTATCAGGTGAAGGAAGTGGAGTTTACTCTAAAGCAG gtccAGTGCAAAGCCGTGGTCTGCCCGACTCGCTTCAAAACCCAGCGTTTCTGTGACATGCTGCGGGAGCTCTGCCCGGACACGACGGCGGACGGCACCACCAAAAGCTCCAG GCTGCCCGACTTGCGTATGGTGATCGTGACGGACGGCAGGCAGCCGGGGACGCTGCATGTCGACGACGTGATGCAAGCGGGGGAGAGTCGGCACCACAGGCAGCTGATGGATCTGCAGAGCAGGCTGTCCTGCGACGATCCCATCAACATCCAGTTCACATCG GGGACTACGGGGAGTCCAAAGGGAGCCTGTCTTTCCCACCACAATATCGTAAACAACGCCTACTTCATGGGTCTCAGAATGGGTTACGGATCTCGA CCTcgggtgcgagtgtgtgtgcccGTGCCTTTGTACCACTGCTTTGGATCCGTGTTGGCGGGGATGAGTATGGCCGTGCACGGCATCACTCTGGTCTTCCCTTCCACTGCCTACAACAGCCAAGCCAACCTAGAAGCCATCGAGAGCGAAAA ATGTAACGTCGTTTACGGCACTCCCACCATGTTCACCGACATGCTCATACAGCAGGATTTACACCGGCATGACATGTCATCGATCGAAGCCG GCGTAATGGCAGGTTCTCCGTGCCCACCGGAGATCGTGCGTaaactgcaaacacacatgaacatggCGGAGATAACG ATTGGTTATGGAACCACTGAGAACAGCCCCCTCACATTTCTGGGATTCCCACAAGACAAAGAGGAGCTGAAGACAAATACTGTTGGCTGTATCATGAGCCACACTGAG GCTAAAGTGGTGGACCCCGACACTGGGGAGATTGTCCCTGTGGGGGCCTCGGGGGAGCTGATGATCAGAGGCAGCTGTGTGATGCACGGATACTGGGACAACCCCGAGAAAACCAGAGAGGTCATCTCCCAAGACCGCTGGTACAGGACCGG CGACACGGCCAGCCTCGACAGTTTGGGGTACTGCCGCATCGAAGGACGAATGAAGGACTTGATCATCCGAGGAGGGGAGAACATCTACCCGGCCGAGGTCGAGCAATTCCTCTTCACACATCCCAAAgtgcaggaggtgcag GTCGTGGGAGTGAAAGATGAGAGGCTGGGTGAGCAGGTGTGTGCCTGCATCAGGCTGAGGAAGGACCAGACATCCAGCGCAGAGGAGATACGAGCGTTCTGCAAAGGACAG ATTTCCCACTTCAAGATCCCCCACTATGTGATCTTCGTAGACAGCTACCCTCTGACGGTCTCTGGAAAG ATTAAGAAGAACATATTGAAGGAAGAAATGGAGCAGAAGTTAGGCCTGTAA